Proteins encoded in a region of the Solanum dulcamara chromosome 9, daSolDulc1.2, whole genome shotgun sequence genome:
- the LOC129903773 gene encoding uncharacterized protein LOC129903773: MDVALIASECIDTRIRGDVPGVMCKLDIEKAYEHRFFPAERGLRQGDPLSPFLFIIAMEGLDSLMRRASLNNWIRGFRIKNRTNEVMDMTHLLYADDTIIFCEPEQEQLCHIRIILVIFEACSRLKVNWRKSSIFPIKEVQQIQAWANILKCKIERLPTVYLGLPLGAKHKAVSIWDGILEKSEKRLAFWKSQYLSLGRKSHFDQFCP, translated from the exons ATGGATGTTGCTCTAATTGCTAGTGAATGTATTGATACTAGGATTAGAGGAGATGTGCCAGGGGTAATGTGCAAACTGGATATTGAAAAAGCCTATGAACATC GTTTTTTTCCTGCTGAAAGAGGACTAAGACAAGGGGACCCTCTGTCCCCTTTTTTGTTTATCATTGCTATGGAAGGGTTGGACAGTTTGATGAGGAGAGCTTCTCTAAACAACTGGATTAGGGGTTTCAGAATCAAAAACAGGACTAATGAAGTGATGGATATGACTCATTTATTGTATGCTGATGACACAATAATATTTTGTGAACCAGAGCAGGAACAACTTTGTCACATCAGAATTATTCTGGTAATATTTGAGGCATGCTCCAGACTAAAGGTGAATTGGAGAAAAAGTAGCATTTTTCCTATTAAAGAGGTCCAACAGATTCAAGCTTGGGCCAATATTTTGAAGTGCAAGATAGAGAGGTTGCCTACAGTTTATCTAGGTTTACCACTAGGTGCTAAACACAAAGCAGTTAGCATCTGGGATGGTATATTAGAAAAATCAGAGAAGAGACTGGCATTTTGGAAATCCCAATATTTATCCTTGGGGAGGAAGAGTCACTTTGATCAATTCTGTCCTTGA